In Melitaea cinxia chromosome Z, ilMelCinx1.1, whole genome shotgun sequence, a single window of DNA contains:
- the LOC123668780 gene encoding trypsin epsilon-like → MSSLSDQSHLDLILCRVAGYLCESNLTKDEYGDSLFDVTGYPLTGDLPLLNRKIFRGKRVNIREHPYIVSVRRHNCHYLTGSLITKNLVITVARPIVGVPVQQLKIVVGENYSDRGTSLLTVILVVVHQDFNPFTLVADLAMIRFYEDITFKSSIKSISLITPNLQLSNKTAFVTGWGRCDLTGKELCLPRSSAMFPDELIDPMLRSISFTITSPNLYCDGYKNHGTEVRTGMLCTGSAREENPSSSCLAVPGAPLAVNAKLVGLMSWGFGCGYLHDLPLIYTSIQHYTIWIAQNVKLFRELTKDHVSELFEATKSFAILEWLESTRVIKPKHHDHGNNYKDLHPLEIDQTLSQLQGNLYDIRDFIKEENLFLKKKLMYQVIQKAQNKSRNYKNKLEENKIKFQKLRGRPFMNKSLLLSDTGIWNENVNEDSDY, encoded by the exons ATGTCTTCGCTCAGTGATCAAAGCCATTTAGATTTAATAC TGTGCCGGGTGGCAGGTTACCTTTGTGAAAGCAATTTAACAAAAGATGAGTATGGCGACTCGTTATTTGACGTCACAGGTTACCCTTTGACAGGTGATTTACCCCTGCTTAAtcgaaaa ATATTCCGAGGCAAGCGAGTTAATATAAGAGAACACCCGTACATTGTCAGTGTTCGTCGACACAACTGTCACTATTTAACTGGCAGTTTGATTACAAAAAATCTAGTTATCACTGTGGCGCGTCCTATTGTCGG cgtTCCAGTTCAACAATTGAAAATAGTTGTTGGAGAAAACTATTCAGACAGAGGAACGTCGCTTTTGACTGTCATACTAGTTGTGGTTCACCAGGACTTTAATCCGTTTACCCTCGTCGCTGACCTCGCCATGATTAGGTTTTATGAAGATATCACATTTAA gTCGTCTATAAAGAGTATTTCGCTAATAACACCCAACTTGCAGCTTTCTAACAAAACAGCCTTTGTTACCGGGTGGGGCAGGTGTGATTTAACG GGTAAAGAGCTGTGTCTACCGCGCTCATCGGCCATGTTTCCGGATGAATTGATAGATCCAATGTTGAGATCAATCTCGTTTACTATAACATCGCCAAATTTGTACTGCGATGGATATAAAAAT CATGGGACAGAAGTGCGCACAGGTATGTTGTGTACTGGATCAGCTCGAGAAGAAAACCCATCGTCTTCGTGTTTGGCTGTTCCGGGCGCTCCACTCGCAGTCAATGCCAAATTGGTTGGCTTGATGTCTTGGGGTTTCGGTTGCGGTTACCTGCACGACCTACCTCTCATCTACACGAGTATCCAGCATTATACAAT ATGGATAGCACAAAATGTAAAGTTATTTCGAGAACTAACTAAAGATCACGTCAGCGAACTCTTTGAAGCGACAAAATCCTTTGCAATTTTGGAATGGCTGGAGAGTACAAGAGTTATAAAACCAAAACATCACGATCATGGAAACAATTATAAAGATTTACATCCATTGGAAATTGACCAGACACTGTCACAATTACAAGGAAATTTGTACGACATTAGAGACTTTATCAAGGAGGAAAatctttttttgaaaaaaaagttaatgtaCCAAGTTATTCAGAAAGcccaaaataaaagtagaaattataaaaataaattggagGAGAATAAGATTAAATTTCAGAAATTGAGAGGCCGTCCGTTTATGAACAAGTCTTTATTACTCAGCGATACAGGTATATGGAATGAAAATGTTAATGAGGATagtgattattaa
- the LOC123668730 gene encoding protein scabrous yields the protein MKCISFCALLFCFWTVNAREIDYKQELQALSDQIKLLKTLHIADVSRLKKEIDELKQKPETACTDNHQRNEQATLEWAKSSMKELRTEMKELSRNVNSSLLLHQLHTIRNELKRALLETMDLTKLARTQEARVDNMDREIGRLKLEGQQMRSVTAHLRSHFGKLAKELKTKQLEELNMVSYNDVLEPHEIRAGELKTEHGHKYRHNKMVHAQISRLARSQDQLDEYQQNLQAQMLDVQKRLDRVEEPNWDLVSARVDFLELETKSLRDELKNTSQKFSDFDKIHASMLELREDVESIENKADKTIPEFRKEISKLDVSFAQLNAQSSYLKEDQENLRQSVKAIAVSVSNAIDRAEMDRLVIKKINESITDLEIRSKQHYYRLNDHILKSEANHLDKLTNGTVGISLPDLMGEVKELQPIEREYEDLVSQLPKDCSSVFGLPETYLIHPGNHPVETWCVNGSTLLQRRYNGTIDFNRKFNEYVHGFGDPASEYWLGLESMHRLTSDNCSSMRIDMTDIYGSSWYADYEYFVVGSADSGYMLDVGGFRGNASDAFEYQNHMEFSTIDRDRDISNTHCAGNYEGGWWFSHCQHVNINGKYTLGLTWFDSARNEWIAVATSEMRMYRRSGCS from the exons ATGAAGTGCATCAGCTTTTGTgctcttttattttgtttttggacTGTGAATGCCCGCGAAATTGACTACAAACAAGAGTTGCAGGCGTTGAGCGACCAAATCAAATTGCTAAAAACTCTTCATATAGCTGATGTGTCCCGTCTGAAGAAAGAAATCGACGAACTCAA GCAGAAACCGGAGACAGCCTGCACGGATAACCATCAACGCAATGAGCAGGCAACCCTGGAATGGGCTAAGAGCTCTATGAAAGAGCTGCGCACAGAAATGAAGGAGTTGAGCCGCAACGTGAACAGCTCTTTGCTCCTCCACCAGCTGCATACTATTCGTAATGAG TTGAAACGAGCTCTTTTGGAGACTATGGATCTGACTAAGCTCGCTAGGACCCAGGAGGCGAGAGTTGACAACATGGACAGAGAAATCGGTCGCCTCAAGCTAGAAGGTCAACAGATGAGAAGCGTTACTGCACATCTGCGATCTCACTTTGGGAAGCTAGCCAAGGAG CTTAAAACTAAACAACTCGAAGAGCTTAACATGGTAAGCTACAACGACGTCCTGGAACCGCACGAAATCAGAGCAGGCGAGCTAAAAACCGAGCACGGTCACAAGTATCGTCATAACAAAATGGTGCACGCTCAAATCTCCCGCCTGGCTCGCAGCCAAGATCAACTCGACGAATATCAACAAAATCTACAGGCTCAAATGCTCGATGTGCAAAAACGACTAGATCGCGTTGAAGAACCCAACTGGGACCTCGTTTCGGCAAGAGTTGACTTCCTCGAACTCGAAACCAAATCTTTAAGGGATGAGTTGAAAAATACATCACAAAAGTtttcagatttcgataaaatacaTGCGTCTATGCTTGAACTGCGTGAAGATGTGGAAAGTATTGAAAACAAAGCTGATAAAACTATTCCCGAatttagaaaggagatatctaaGTTGGATGTTAGTTTTGCTCAG ctcAATGCTCAATCgtcttatttaaaagaagatCAAGAGAATCTGCGACAGTCAGTGAAGGCTATTGCTGTAAGCGTTAGCAATGCTATTGATCGTGCCGAGATGGATCGCCTTGTTATTAAGAAAATCAATGAATCGATCACTGACTTGGAAATTAGATCTAAACAACATTATTACCGCCTAAACGACCACATACTAaag AGTGAAGCTAACCATCTGGATAAGTTAACTAACGGAACTGTTGGCATTTCTTTGCCCGATCTTATGGGCGAAGTTAAAGAACTGCAACCAATCGAACGCGAATACGAGGATCTCGTTAGTCAGCTGCCTAAAGATTGTTCCAGTGTATTTGGTCTACCTGAGACTTATCTAATTCACCCCGGTAACCATCCGGTGGAGACTTGGTGCGTAAACGGAAGTACCCTCCTTCAGCGCCGCTATAACGGGACGATTGACTTCAACCGAAAATTCAACGAGTACGTCCATGGCTTCGGCGACCCTGCGTCTGAATACTGGCTGGGATTGGAGTCGATGCATCGACTTACTTCAGATAACTGTTCCTCTATGAGGATTGACATGACTGATATTTACGGCAGCTCGTGGTATGCTGATTACGAATACTTTGTAGTGGGCAGCGCTGACAGTGGCTACATGTTGGACGTCGGTGGATTCAGAGGAAATGCCAGCGATGCCTTCGAATACCAGAACCATATGGAGTTTTCTACTATTGATCGCGACAGGGACATCTCCAATACGCACTGCGCTGGAAATTACGAAGGTGGCTGGTGGTTCTCTCACTGCCAGCACGTTAACATTAACGGAAAGTACACCCTCGGACTCACTTGGTTCGATTCTGCTAGGAACGAGTGGATCGCCGTGGCGACCAGCGAAATGCGCATGTACCGCCGATCCGGTTGCTCTTAA